One genomic window of Salvia miltiorrhiza cultivar Shanhuang (shh) chromosome 4, IMPLAD_Smil_shh, whole genome shotgun sequence includes the following:
- the LOC131019950 gene encoding iron-sulfur cluster assembly protein 1-like, with amino-acid sequence MLRQATSRVIGWRLSPAGPPLRLYHERVVDHYNNPRNVGAFDKNDSGVGTGLVGAPACGDVMKLQIKVDEESGKIVDACFKTFGCGSAIASSSVATEWVKGRPVEEVLSIKNTEIAKHLSLPPVKLHCSMLAEDAIKAAVKDYEAKHSKSSGATPLEMPLSG; translated from the exons ATGTTGAGGCAAGCAACGAGCAGGGTTATCGGCTGGCGGCTGTCGCCGGCGGGACCGCCGCTGAGGTTGTACCACGAGAGGGTGGTGGACCACTACAACAACCCGCGGAACGTCGGAGCGTTCGATAAAAACGATTCCGGCGTCGGAACAGGACTAGTCGGAGCGCCGGCGTGCGGCGACGTGATGAAATTGCAGATTAAGGTCGATGAGGAGAGCGGGAAAATCGTCGATGCTTGTTTTAAGACCTTCGGCTGCGGCTCCGCCATCGCCTCCTCCTCTGTCG CCACGGAATGGGTGAAAGGTAGACCAGTGGAAGAAGTCCTGTCGATCAAGAATAC GGAAATCGCGAAACATCTTTCTCTGCCTCCGGTGAAACTCCACTGCAGCATGCTTGCGGAGGATGCAATCAAGGCGGCCGTGAAAGATTACGAGGCAAAGCATTCAAAATCAAGTGGGGCTACCCCTCTCGAGATGCCTCTTTCTGGTTGA